AGGTAGAGAATTAGGCAGATTCGGGGTGGACCAGGTAGTGGATGGAAACACTCGCAAGGCAAACACATCATCATCAGCTAAAAAATCACTTGATCGTTTCTCAAAAATACTAGGATCATCATCATGTTTGACACCAGAGATTCCATCTTGAGGGGCTTTGAATAAAACTGACTGTTTGGTTATTTTCATCTTAGAAATTATGACCAGTGGCCACAAGCCCTGTTGGCGCCACTGTCGCCCAAAAGGAGGTTCCAAGCGATCTATCCATTCGACCCAATCTTCGGGAACCCGCGGCCAAGATTTAAACTGAGATGGCTCACTATGAGGCAATAGGGGTCTAGAAAGCAACAAGTCCCTAGAGTGCAGTAAAGGCAAGGTAAAGAGCAACCGATGGACTGATGGAGGAAACTGATTATCCGGGCAGGAAGGATGTCGCACAGGGCCAGGGAAGTTGAGGCTTTGGTCCTGCAGTCCGAGCAACAGATAAGTAAGAACTAATGCAATACATGAAGAAGACAGACAACCATGGATGAGACAGTTCATACCCAGCCTTAGCAACAACATCAGACTTGTGAGAGGCTCCAGACTCGGATGTAAGTGGACTAGAGCCGGATACACCTACAAGAAATATGTTGGCATCTCAAACCCTTTGGTAAAGCAAATGAACTATAAGCCCAAGACATACCCGACACCGTAGACGTAAAAGGATGAATCACGGAAGTGGCCAACACTGAGGTGAGAATAGATGGAACGACTACTTTCGAGGATGGAGCCAGCATGGTGGAGGTGGTCAGAGACGAAGAAAGTGCGGTAGCTGGCAACCTGTAAACCAATAAAGCATAAACAAAGCAATTCCCCACACTTCCTTAGGGAAAATACACCACATACCTATCTTCTTCGGTATCAGTAGGGATGACAACAGGGACAGAGCCGGAGTCGACAGATTGATTGGGGTTAAAAACCATTGCACGCATGCAAGAACGATCAGATTGCCAATTGCTACAGATGTAAACAATGGTCCCTTTGCGGCTTTGCCCCATCCACAAGGCAAATGCTAGTGAATGGCCAGACGATACTAAGCCACAACTCCCCCCACAAAATCATCATACaaagcaaggaagaaaattCCAATTCAAACAAGACAAACAACAACTTGGGAGCCAAGAAACACcgaataaaactcaagaaaaacaAGGGAGAAATACCAATGGCAGTAGAGGGTGAAGTCGGTTGCGCCAAGAGCTCCACGCAGGCCGGTGCGACCCCTGGTGGGATCAACGAGGGAGCAGATTGCGTGGAAGGAACAGACGCAGCTGGGGGAGCGTCTAAAATCGCCATGGCCGTCGTTGGGTGGTGATTCGAGCTAAGAAGAGCGGTCGACCTTGCAAAAAGGGGCTGACTAAAACTCGAAGACGCGCCCGTCGAAGACCCAGAGGCAACTGAAAAGGAGTTGGGACCGATAGCAGAGCCGGGGAACGACACGGGCAACGGGGCAACAACGGTGGCTTGGGCAAAGGCGGTGCCCGCGACGCTGGATTCAGGAAGTTGCGCCGATGTAGAGTCTTGGGCCATACCACGACTTCGGGCGACGACGGAGCCGGTAACAGAGAACGATCGGAAGGAGTTTGAGGGCGCCAGAATTGAAGTGCTGGAAATGCGAAAGGCGACGGTCCTCCACACTAGCAGCGAAGAGCAATCGGACGAAGGGGCGGAGAGGAAGTTGAAGAAAGCGGCTACAGAGTTTGAATCTGAAGAGTGAATAAAAGAAGCCCAAGAGATAGTGGTTTAAAGCCCAATACAGATTGGGCTTGGGTGCCTAGCCCACTGCTGCAAGTCCAattcacaaaaaaatgattGTGGGTCGCTGCAAATAAATGAGTCGAACTGGGCTCACATACAAGCATTTGGGCCCAATGGGCCAATGCTTGAGGGGCAATTGTTTGGGCCAAAATAGTTAATTATAGAATACCAATTTAATTACAAGGCCAATTAAATTATATAGGCCCATCAAAGGTAGCAGATCAATTCCTATCGATTCAAAATGATCACAAGGTGCTGAAAAAAGAGAAAATCGTGGGAGGAGAGAGAGAGTTCGTGGAATGAAAAGCGGAAGAACATGGATCATGGGGTTGTGGAGAAGAACCGCACAGTTGCTAGGAATAAATGGGGCATCGGCTacagaggaaaaaaaaaagacatcgCAAAAACTCCAGGCAAATCCCTACAGAATTCTCATAGATTTGGTCAAGTTTTTTCATGCTTCCACTTATATTTTAGCATCTTTGTACATATTCTAGTTttgtcatatttttcatgtttttgtaaTTTCCTACTGATTTGTTGATACATATCATGTTGGGAGTTTATTTCATCAAGTTCTATTGTCTTTTCTTTCGTTTTGGTGTTGTATTTGTTTAGCAGACTATAACTAACATACAAATTTAGTGTCCATAATCGTTGTGATTCCtagaagttagattttcattgtttttacaCAAATCGGTGCATATTTACACCTGACACgcccgcaaatcaaatattgtgcaaacactGTGGAAGCCAGATTTTGAACTAAGCATGGACCAAACCTTTTTTCCAACATGTCCATGGCCTTTGTAGCCAGAAAACCAGAAGATGTTGCCTTTCTTTTAAGGCCGGAAATCAACTGACTTGATTCCCCTTTGCACAAGATGTGTTTTTCAGTGTACTCCGAGTCTTTCAGTTTGTTACTTTTCAAAAGTAAAACTGACTCTTTCAGTTCTTTTTCACACGTATTATTTTCATTCAGCCATCCAATTAATCTGTCAATTTCCCTATCTAATTCGTACAACATCCAATTATCAGCACATACCTTATGCAAGATGCATGGATAACTTTACATTCCTCACTCTTAAAGTTTTTTATACAAGGATTCTCATTcatgaataaattttgaaacaCACGAAACATAAGTAGGAATGCAGTCCGTATCCAAAGCATtaagaaaaacaaagaaaagggCGTCTCTTTAATCCTCCAAACAGGATTTCTAAAGCATCACCACAAGCAATCTTCAtgtgttgaaaaaaaaatagcacTAATCACCCAAAATCTAAATTAATTCAacacaaaaaataaagaatacaTTCGGAAATAGAAAAGGTCAAAACTTATGAATCAATTTCAAATAAGAACAaagattatataaataaatagacagatgaaaaaattaaaagaaacaaATTAACACCTCCCGCCGCTCAATTGGTCAGCCGGGTAAACCCCCTCCGCCTCCCGTGGTGGTGAAGCATTTATATCGAATCCAGCTCCAGTTCCTCCGCTGCTGCTGGCTCCTTCATTCTGATGCAAACAGCGGAAGCACTTCCACTCCCGCTGCTCCTCTTTTGTTGTCCCACTTCTTCCAGCCACGACCTCTCTGCCGCAGACAAAACGTATCGATGTGGTACCTTCTCTCTCACGAGATGATACTATGGGCGTTTCGTTTAAATCTATGAGAAACGCCATGGTTTTAGAAACACCCACATTTGAGTTCAAGTCTCCAAAACCATTCCGATTCTCCATTTTTCAAATAAAgaatccctcaaaatatttaaaaacaaaaattgaaagacAACCCTTTTGAAATCAGGGAGCTTAGTATTCGGTAACAGATTATTAAAGAACAGCAATGGCGAAATGTTTGGTGAAAAAGATGAGATTTTTAATTGTGCAGAACAATTAAGAAACGAGAGAGGTGTGCATGACAGAGTAAAGAACAAATCTTGATTGTCAGTTTGGTAAGAAGAGAGGAAAGGCGAGAAACAAGAACGATAATGGAGCGTGGGGAGAGGGGTACTTGGAAACAGGTGAAAAGGTTACCCTGAGGTGCTGAAATGGCATAGTTGACCTTTCCAGTCTAGGAGAAAATGGTCTTTTCCTTGGGGTTCCATGGCGGGTTCATCCGTGCTTCGAACGAGAATAAAAGCTAGCAATTAAAGCCCATAATTTGGGGGTGACGGGATTGTCCTTGTATTCTAGGTGTGATTTGGGGTTCGAAATTTGATGGATAAAAGCTAGCAATTAAAGCCCATAATTTAATTGACTTGTGTCATGAAAACAAATTGgaagaatttaaatttttaatcagTGAATTAGTAAGAGTTTCGTCCACGAATTTTATCTCCGATCTCACACACATTCCGATCTAtggtttttcgggttcgagaAATTTACGTCCtgctttattaatatttttgaaaaaaaaaaaaggacagAGATGGAGATTTGATCCCCACAGTTTCGAGTTCGAAGAAGCAAGACGAGgaatcaaattttattattattattattattattattattattagaaataatgttattattatcaatatttttttcgaGGGAAGTTCGAGGATGAGGATAATATCTACATATTCGTCCCAAACTATTttgaagattttcaaaaataagaatcTCCGTCACTATATCGAGTTTTTCCTGCAGTACCCAAATCCATGAGAAAAATTATCATCCCTAAAAAAATTTCCCTTTCTAGAATTTTATCAAAGGGTAATTAAACTAATGGCTCGATAAATTTCAATTGGCTTTTGggattaattaaatatctatCACGTGTTCATTATTAATTGTCAAGGTAATTTTAAACATCTTTctaatttattgaaaatttacattttgtCAATTTCACCCGAGAAATATTTTCTGCTGGTCAACAATGGTTAAAATATTCTATGAATTATCACTAATTTCCTACTGGTCAACGATGGTTAACTTGAAAAGTGGTATCCTCCATATAAAGCCCATGAGCTTCTAATGGATCTGAAGGAGACGCCTATTTTGTCATATCGTGAGGCCAAAAACTTTAATGGGTCAAAAAACTATTTGCTTTTCGGCCCACTTGATTGGGGGTTCTGCCAGGAGGTTGCGGCCCGGAGTAGCAACAAACGGAGTTGAAAGATAGGGAAAtggaataataaaaataaacaaataaacaaattattattGACGATAaagtatataataaataaacatgattattataatattaaaatgattATGTAAGTAGTAATAATAGTAGATAAATAATCTTCAAAGTTAAAGCCTTCGAAACTAAAATGAGCTTATGTtcaatttaataagaaaattttgataataatataCTTTGTAATAGACATAAATTCTATATTTCATAcacaatttttattatatttttggttctttataatttggcaaaaacttgtgtgagacggtctcacgggtcatattttgtgaaacagatatcttatttgggtcatccatgaaaaattattactttttatacttagagta
The DNA window shown above is from Primulina huaijiensis isolate GDHJ02 chromosome 12, ASM1229523v2, whole genome shotgun sequence and carries:
- the LOC140990695 gene encoding uncharacterized protein — translated: MAQDSTSAQLPESSVAGTAFAQATVVAPLPVSFPGSAIGPNSFSVASGSSTGASSSFSQPLFARSTALLSSNHHPTTAMAILDAPPAASVPSTQSAPSLIPPGVAPACVELLAQPTSPSTAIVSSGHSLAFALWMGQSRKGTIVYICSNWQSDRSCMRAMVFNPNQSVDSGSVPVVIPTDTEEDRLPATALSSSLTTSTMLAPSSKVVVPSILTSVLATSVIHPFTSTVSGVSGSSPLTSESGASHKSDVVAKAGTKASTSLALCDILPARIISFLHQSIGCSLPCLYCTLGTCCFLDPYCLIVSHLSLNLGRGFPKIGSNG